The window CCCGTTATCACAATATAATTTCCAGTTCAGGTTCAAAATATCTGGAATTGTTTGAAGATGAACCTACTTTGGAGAACTTTTTGGCTTTTTCAAATAGATTTTCACATGAGATAAACCTGATGTCAGATGATGTGAAAAAACTAGTTGATTATTTTAATTCTTCGAGTGATATTTTAGGTAGTTCCATGGCAATGTTGGGAAATACAGCATTTGCATTTGCGTATGATGAAGATGCATTCAAAAGTCTAAATATTGAAAACTTACATATAGATAAACTCAACAATATTGGGATAACTTATGATTAAACTTAGTTACGATATAAAAAATTATAGGAAAGATCTCACAGATTTGATAAATCCGAATGATACTGTAATAGAATTGGGCTGTCATGTCGGAGGCACAACCAAACTGTTTTCAAAGCAATGTAAGGTAGTTGCTGTTGATAATTCTCCTGAAGCGGTTGAAATAATGAATAATCTTGATGATGTGCTTTTCATTTCAGGTGATGTCAGATTGCATGATGTACTTGCCGAAGTATTTAAAATAATTCAGAAATGTGATGTGCTGGCTATAGATCTTGGCGGTGGATATCATCCCGACACAGTTTTTAAAGTATTTTATATCTGGTCAAGTACCTTTAAGCCAAAACATACTGTAATCAGGAATAGGGGGATTTTGGAATTTTTCAACTCCGCCAGCGGCAGTGATGAAGATTATCAAACCGCTGAAGGCTATCTTGAAAGTTATCACGATTCAGGCATCCCTCCGCAAATTAAAGAATTTGACCTCTGGACGCCGTCACTGGATAAATAGAAAAGTTTTCGATTATTCCTGAAGGTCAATAATATTTTTTTTTTAATTAAATTATACTAAGTGTATTGATTTGTAGAAGTTTTTAACCAATACTATAGGTCATTGATAAAATTTGTTTAAAAATTTATATTTGATTTTGCATATTTTTTTAAATATAATAATTTAATGGTATATTTTTGTACAATTAATATTATATACCATAATCAAGAAAAATATAATTCATAAATAATGAGGTTATATAATGATAGGTAAAAAGATTCGTCTAGAAAGAATCATAAATAGGAATACTGGAAGAACTGTTATCGCACCGATGGATCATGGTGTATCAAGCGGTCCTATCCCTGGAATCATCGATATGGATGAAACTGTCGAAAGCATCTCTCAAGGCGGAGCAGATGCAATATTAATGCACAAAGGTATTGTAAAACAAGGACACCGTGGATATGGGGAAGATATAGGTCTTATTGTACACCTTTCCGCAAGTACTTCCCTTGCACCTGACCCAAATGATAAGGTAACCGTAACCAGTGTAGAAAAAGCAATTCAGCTTGGTGCGGATGCAGTATCAATCCATGTAAACCTTGGAAGTGATACAGAAAGTCAGATGTTACAGGAATTGGGTAAAATCGCTGAAACCTGTGATTACTGGGGAATGCCACTTCTTGCAATGATGTATCCTAGAGGCCAAAAAGTGGAAAACGAACACGATGTTGAATTTGTAAAACATGCTGCACGTGTAGGATCAGAATTAGGTGTAGATATAGTAAAAACAAACTATACTGGAGACCCTGACTCATTCAGAGACGTAGTTGAAGGAGCAATCGTGCCGGTAGTTATTGCAGGCGGTCCTAAAGTTGACACTGACGAAGACCTATTATATATGGTTAAGGAATCTCTTGAAGTTGGTGGTGCAGGAGTAGCATTCGGACGTAATTTGTTCCAGGCTGAAAACCCTGGTAAAATTACAAGAGCAATTTCAGAAGTTGTCCACCACGATTTGGAAGTTGAAGAAGCATTGGAATTCTTAAAATAAGGTGATTTAATGCAAAATAAATTTGCATGGATTTCTACTCCCGACGAAATTTGGGATGATAAAAAAGAGATGATTACAACAGCACTTGAATCAGGAATTGACCATGTGCTTGATTTGGATGATATTGAAAACATCAGAAAATTGGGAAATGTAAAAATCATTGCAAACACCGACGATGCAGACATATTCCTTGTGGGCATTAACGGTGAAGGTGATGGAGTCCTTGATTTAAATGAGGATTTTTCCGACTCAACAGATATTGCAAATGCAAAAAAAGCCAAAAGCGAAGGAAAAACCGTTTGTGCATATGTAATAATTACTGACAAAGCACATGAACAGCTTGCAGTTAAATTAGGTTCAATTGTAGATTATATTATTCTTGTAGGAACCGACTGGACAATTATTCCTCTTGAAAATATCATTGCAGACCTTCAAAAGGAAGATGTTGAAATCATTGCAGCAGTACGTGACGTTGACGGTGCAAAAGTCGCACTTGAAACCCTTGAACATGGAACTGACGGTGTAATCTTTGAAGCCAATGACTTTAACAAAACCAAAAAAATAGCTCAGGAAGTTATTGAAGCATCACAGGCAAAATATGAATTGAAAATAGCAACAATAACAAATGTAAAACCGTTGGGCTCTGGTGACAGGGTATGTGTAGATACAACTGACATGATGAAGCCGGGTGAAGGAATGCTTATAGGTTCATATTCAAAATCCATGTTTTTGGTACATTCAGAATCCCTTGAAAGCGAATATGTAGCTTCACGCCCATTCAGAGTAAATGCAGGACCTGTACAGGCATATGTGATGGTTCCGGGGAATAAAACAAGATATCTCTCAGAACTTGTTGCAGGTGATGAAGTACTGATTGTAAATACTGAAGGTGAAACAAGAACTGCATATGTCGGAAGAAGTAAAATCGAGAGAAGGCCATTAATTCTTCTTGAAGCAGAATATGAAGGCCGTACCATACGAACATTACTTCAAAATGCAGAAACAATCAGAATAGTTGATGCAAACGACGAACCTCTTTCAGTAGCTGACGTAAAACCTGGAGATAAGGTAAAGGTTTACATAGAAAGCAGTGCACGTCATTTTGGAATCGCTATCGATGAGACTATCATCGAACAATAGGTGTTGAAAATGAGTCAGCTAAGAGCATTTTTAGCTATTGACATTGATGAAGATTTAAAAGCCAAAATCTATAAAATCATAAAGCAATTCAAAACAATCGATGCAAATATCAAATATGTAGATTTGGAAAATTTGCACTTAACACTAAAATTTTTCGGAGATATAGATACAGAAGGCATTGATTTACTCTCATCAAGAATATCTGAAGTTGTAAATAATTTCGACAACTTCAATGTTAAAATAAAAGGTTGCGGAGCCTTTCCAAACACAAACCGAATCAAAGTAATCTGGCTGGGTCTTGAAGAAGATGAAACAGTAAAAAAACTCCATGATGAACTTGATAAGGAATTTGTCAAATTAGGCCTTGATAAGGATAAGAAATTCTCATCACACCTGACTATTGGACGCATGAAGTCCGCTAAAGGAAAAGCAAAAGTAAAATCAACAATTGAAGAATTCAGTGATGTTGAAATAGGTGAGATGAATGTGGATAAAATAATTCTTAAAAAATCCACTTTAACTCCTCAAGGACCAATTTATGAAGATTTAGAAATATTTGAATTGTGATAAAATGGATTATGAGCAAATATTAAAGGATATCAAACCAACAGAAAAAGAGCAGCAGGATATTGATGCAATGTCAGATAGGATTGTTAACTATTTGACTGAAACCTGCAAAAAAGAGGGTATTGATGCAAAAATATCCGTTGTAGGATCTGTTGCAAAACACACCGCCCTTAAAGGAAAATCAGACATTGATGTATTCATGGCATTTTCTTTGGATGTCGATTTAGATACATTAAAGGAAAAGGGTTTATATTTGGCTCATAAATGCAGTGATGCTTTTGATGGTAATGCATCACAGCACTTTGCATCCCATCCGTATCTAACAACCGACATTGACGGTTATGAAGTAGATTTGGTTCCGTGTTATGAAATAGAAGACGGTTCACAGCTTAAATCAGCGGTGGACAGAACAATCCTTCATACACGTTATGTTAAAGCCAATCTTACAGATGAAGGCTGCGATGAAGTCCTGCTTTTGAAAAAATTCATGGATATGACCGGAACTTACGGCTCTGAATTTAAGGTAGGCGGATTTGCAGGCTATTTATGCGAATTGCTAATTATTAAATATGGCAGTTTCGAAGAAACTCTAAATGCCGCTTGCATGTGGCAGTATGGTCATGTAATTGATTTGGAGGGTTATGCAACATCTTCCCAATTTGATGACCCGCTGATAGTCATTGATCCAACTGATAAAAACAGAAATGTGGCAGCTGCTTTGAGACTGAATAAGTGCTGTGAGTTTATCCAATCAGCAAGAAATTACCTTGCATCTGATAATAAAAAGGATTATTTCTATCCTTTGGATAAATCTCTGGATAAAGAGGATATTTTGGATGAACTTAGAAAAAGAGGTAGCGATTTTATAGCAATAAAATTCGATATTCCTGAAATGCCTCTTGACACATTGCATCCTCAGCTGAAGATGACTGCTTCATCTCTTGCTGAAAAAGTAAATAATGAAGAATTCAATGTATTCTCTAGCAGTTATTCAAGTAATGAAATTGACTCAGCAGTAATACTTCTTGAAATGGCTTCATCCAAATTGAATGACATTAAAATCAACAAAGGTCCTAAAATATTTTTAAACAAGGCATGCAACAATTTCACCAATAAATACGGACCTGAAAATTGTCATGTAATGGATGATTTTTTAGTTCATGCTCAAAAAAGAGAGTTCAGTGATGCAGTAAAATTCATTGAAAGCATTTTTACAGATAAAAACATTAGAAAAATCAAAGTAGGTAAAAACCTTAGAAATACTATTATAAATTCATATAAGTTTATCTCTGTTGATGATTTGGCAAGCGATGAGTTTTATTTGCAGTTTCTTGATGACTTTTTAAATCCTGGTCAGTATATTGTTAGATGAGTTTTAAAATCAAAAGAGAGAGCAATATTAAAATAAATAAGTTAGCTTTACCTATCATTTAACTAACTTATTTTTTATATTTTTTTTATTAGGTAATGTAGATTTAATTATACTTTTTTATAATTTTTTCACTGTTTCAAGTGATAAACCTGTGATTTTTGAGATTTCTTCAGGTGTATGGTATTCTTTAGTGTTTTTGCAATTCTTTCTTTTTCTTCTATTTTTCCTTCTATTTTTCCTTTTGCTTTTCCGTCTTGGAAAA is drawn from uncultured Methanobrevibacter sp. and contains these coding sequences:
- the cca gene encoding CCA tRNA nucleotidyltransferase; amino-acid sequence: MDYEQILKDIKPTEKEQQDIDAMSDRIVNYLTETCKKEGIDAKISVVGSVAKHTALKGKSDIDVFMAFSLDVDLDTLKEKGLYLAHKCSDAFDGNASQHFASHPYLTTDIDGYEVDLVPCYEIEDGSQLKSAVDRTILHTRYVKANLTDEGCDEVLLLKKFMDMTGTYGSEFKVGGFAGYLCELLIIKYGSFEETLNAACMWQYGHVIDLEGYATSSQFDDPLIVIDPTDKNRNVAAALRLNKCCEFIQSARNYLASDNKKDYFYPLDKSLDKEDILDELRKRGSDFIAIKFDIPEMPLDTLHPQLKMTASSLAEKVNNEEFNVFSSSYSSNEIDSAVILLEMASSKLNDIKINKGPKIFLNKACNNFTNKYGPENCHVMDDFLVHAQKREFSDAVKFIESIFTDKNIRKIKVGKNLRNTIINSYKFISVDDLASDEFYLQFLDDFLNPGQYIVR
- the thpR gene encoding RNA 2',3'-cyclic phosphodiesterase, with protein sequence MSQLRAFLAIDIDEDLKAKIYKIIKQFKTIDANIKYVDLENLHLTLKFFGDIDTEGIDLLSSRISEVVNNFDNFNVKIKGCGAFPNTNRIKVIWLGLEEDETVKKLHDELDKEFVKLGLDKDKKFSSHLTIGRMKSAKGKAKVKSTIEEFSDVEIGEMNVDKIILKKSTLTPQGPIYEDLEIFEL
- a CDS encoding 3-dehydroquinate synthase II, with product MQNKFAWISTPDEIWDDKKEMITTALESGIDHVLDLDDIENIRKLGNVKIIANTDDADIFLVGINGEGDGVLDLNEDFSDSTDIANAKKAKSEGKTVCAYVIITDKAHEQLAVKLGSIVDYIILVGTDWTIIPLENIIADLQKEDVEIIAAVRDVDGAKVALETLEHGTDGVIFEANDFNKTKKIAQEVIEASQAKYELKIATITNVKPLGSGDRVCVDTTDMMKPGEGMLIGSYSKSMFLVHSESLESEYVASRPFRVNAGPVQAYVMVPGNKTRYLSELVAGDEVLIVNTEGETRTAYVGRSKIERRPLILLEAEYEGRTIRTLLQNAETIRIVDANDEPLSVADVKPGDKVKVYIESSARHFGIAIDETIIEQ
- a CDS encoding 2-amino-3,7-dideoxy-D-threo-hept-6-ulosonate synthase yields the protein MMIGKKIRLERIINRNTGRTVIAPMDHGVSSGPIPGIIDMDETVESISQGGADAILMHKGIVKQGHRGYGEDIGLIVHLSASTSLAPDPNDKVTVTSVEKAIQLGADAVSIHVNLGSDTESQMLQELGKIAETCDYWGMPLLAMMYPRGQKVENEHDVEFVKHAARVGSELGVDIVKTNYTGDPDSFRDVVEGAIVPVVIAGGPKVDTDEDLLYMVKESLEVGGAGVAFGRNLFQAENPGKITRAISEVVHHDLEVEEALEFLK
- a CDS encoding SAM-dependent methyltransferase, translating into MIKLSYDIKNYRKDLTDLINPNDTVIELGCHVGGTTKLFSKQCKVVAVDNSPEAVEIMNNLDDVLFISGDVRLHDVLAEVFKIIQKCDVLAIDLGGGYHPDTVFKVFYIWSSTFKPKHTVIRNRGILEFFNSASGSDEDYQTAEGYLESYHDSGIPPQIKEFDLWTPSLDK